The following coding sequences are from one Osmia bicornis bicornis chromosome 2, iOsmBic2.1, whole genome shotgun sequence window:
- the LOC123988555 gene encoding CCHC-type zinc finger nucleic acid binding protein-like: MCQLCNELDHTAKNCPTNKTSGFQLIMCTICKEEGHNTENCEGARVFQTRTNQIKCQLCSHLRHSAGDCHEPRKSQQKSNDSYRSNYHRRYNHSEGNYFENSNGNRDNPKHTSDPRKFCEYCRTQNYTIKECRKLKTIEIRGQKRDICPYCEEPGH; encoded by the coding sequence ATGTGCCAACTGTGCAACGAATTGGACCACACAGCAAAAAACTGCCCAACAAATAAAACCAGCGGTTTCCAATTAATCATGTGTACAATTTGTAAGGAAGAAGGTCACAACACGGAAAATTGCGAAGGGGCAAGAGTTTTCCAAACCAGAACAAACCAAATTAAATGCCAACTTTGTAGTCATCTAAGACACTCGGCAGGAGACTGCCACGAGCCAAGGAAATCTCAACAAAAATCAAACGATTCATACAGGAGTAACTACCACAGAAGATACAATCACAGTGAAGGTAACTACTTTGAAAATAGTAATGGCAATAGGGACAATCCGAAACATACAAGCGACCCACGAAAATTTTGCGAGTATTGTAGAACTCAAAATTACACAATAAAAGAATGTAGAAAACTGAAAACCATTGAAATACGCGGACAAAAAAGAGACATCTGTCCCTACTGTGAAGAACCGGGACACTAA